The Roseateles sp. XES5 genome window below encodes:
- a CDS encoding glutamine synthetase family protein: protein MSRDLATRPPQAADIAEAEAFLAAHPEITAFDLVLIDLNGIARGKIIRRHELLPIFRSGRHLPGSILGLDVTGEDVEETGLVWSDGDADRRAWPVAGSLVPLPWTSPPRGELRLALFELDGTPMAADPRHALARQVQLLEADGFHPVLAYELEFYLLDREWAEGGEFQPLRLPLSGERPNGIQVYGVTELDRLEPFIDAVYRGAEAQGLPVETMISEYAQGQFELTLRHGSALRAADDLAMLKRLLRALAVRHGMMACFMAKPFAGRAGSGMHVHASLADANGNNLFADRDEALTPLLKQAVAGLLETMQDAMLVFAPHLNSWRRFSAQSYAPTTPTWGTNNRSVAVRIPAGSPAGRHLEQRAAGIDSNPYLVGATVLAGMRKGILAKADPGPETTVYADTAGDDLPPDWRSAIETASRSTFLKEALGERLHHVFLALKRAEYRRFASEVTALERVLYGEVV from the coding sequence GTGAGCCGCGACCTCGCCACCCGGCCGCCGCAAGCCGCCGACATCGCCGAAGCGGAAGCCTTCCTTGCGGCCCATCCCGAGATCACCGCCTTCGATCTCGTGCTCATCGACCTCAACGGCATCGCCCGCGGCAAGATCATCCGGCGGCATGAATTGCTGCCGATCTTCCGTTCCGGCCGGCACCTGCCCGGCTCCATTCTCGGTCTCGATGTGACGGGCGAGGATGTGGAGGAAACCGGCCTCGTCTGGTCGGACGGCGATGCGGACCGGCGGGCCTGGCCGGTCGCCGGTTCGCTGGTGCCCCTGCCCTGGACCTCGCCGCCACGCGGCGAATTGCGGCTTGCACTCTTCGAACTCGACGGCACGCCGATGGCAGCCGATCCGCGCCATGCACTTGCACGGCAGGTGCAGTTGCTGGAGGCCGATGGCTTCCATCCGGTGCTCGCCTATGAACTGGAGTTCTATTTGCTCGACCGGGAATGGGCGGAGGGCGGCGAGTTCCAGCCGCTCCGCCTGCCGCTGTCGGGCGAACGGCCGAACGGGATCCAGGTCTATGGGGTCACCGAGCTTGACAGGCTGGAGCCCTTCATCGACGCCGTCTATCGTGGTGCCGAGGCCCAGGGCCTGCCCGTCGAGACGATGATCTCCGAATATGCCCAGGGCCAGTTCGAGCTGACGTTGCGCCATGGCAGCGCCCTGCGCGCAGCGGACGACCTTGCCATGCTGAAGCGGCTGCTGCGCGCCCTCGCCGTGCGCCACGGCATGATGGCCTGCTTCATGGCAAAACCCTTTGCCGGCCGCGCCGGCTCCGGCATGCATGTCCATGCAAGCCTTGCCGACGCCAATGGCAACAACCTCTTCGCCGACCGCGACGAAGCGCTGACGCCGCTCCTGAAGCAGGCGGTGGCGGGTCTGCTCGAGACGATGCAGGACGCCATGCTTGTCTTCGCTCCGCATCTCAATTCCTGGCGGCGTTTTTCCGCCCAGAGCTATGCGCCGACCACGCCGACCTGGGGTACCAACAACCGCAGCGTCGCCGTTCGCATCCCGGCCGGCTCGCCCGCCGGCCGCCATCTCGAACAGCGCGCCGCCGGTATCGATTCCAATCCGTATCTCGTCGGCGCGACCGTGCTGGCAGGCATGCGCAAGGGTATCCTCGCGAAGGCAGACCCGGGACCGGAAACGACCGTCTATGCCGATACGGCAGGCGACGACCTGCCGCCGGACTGGCGCAGCGCCATCGAAACGGCCAGCCGCTCGACCTTCCTGAAGGAAGCCCTCGGCGAACGCCTGCATCACGTGTTCCTCGCGCTCAAACGCGCCGAATACAGGCGCTTTGCAAGTGAGGTGACCGCGCTGGAGCGCGTGCTCTACGGGGAAGTGGTCTGA
- a CDS encoding alpha-hydroxy acid oxidase, with amino-acid sequence MMSVEQALTIADLKEQARRRVPRMFYDYADSGSWTESTYRANESDFQKIKLRQRVAVNMENRSTAARMVGVDVKMPVAIAPTGLTGMQHADGEILAAQAAEAFGIPFTLSTMSICSIEDVAAHTRAPFWFQLYVMRDRDFIERLIDRAKAANCGALVLTLDLQILGQRHKDLKNGLSAPPRFTPKHVWQMATRPFWCLDMLGTKRRTFGNIVGHAKSVTDLSSLSAWTTEQFDPQLSWKDIQWIRDRWGGKLILKGIQDVEDAKLAADSGADALIVSNHGGRQLDGAESSIQALPRIVEAVGSRIEVHMDGGVRSGQDVLKAWALGAKGTYIGRSMLYGLGAGGKAGVRRTLEIIRKELDVTLALCGERDVKNLSRNNLLRD; translated from the coding sequence ATGATGAGCGTAGAGCAGGCCCTGACGATCGCAGACCTCAAGGAACAGGCCCGCCGCCGCGTGCCGCGCATGTTCTACGACTACGCGGATTCGGGCAGCTGGACCGAGAGCACCTACCGCGCCAACGAGAGCGACTTCCAGAAGATCAAGCTGCGCCAGCGCGTGGCCGTGAACATGGAGAACCGCAGCACGGCGGCGCGCATGGTGGGCGTGGACGTGAAGATGCCCGTGGCCATCGCGCCCACCGGCCTGACCGGCATGCAGCATGCCGATGGCGAGATCCTGGCGGCCCAGGCGGCCGAGGCCTTCGGCATTCCCTTCACGCTTTCGACCATGAGCATCTGCTCCATCGAGGACGTGGCGGCCCACACCCGGGCGCCCTTCTGGTTCCAGCTCTATGTGATGCGCGACCGCGACTTCATCGAGCGCCTGATCGACCGGGCCAAGGCCGCCAACTGCGGCGCCCTGGTCCTGACCCTGGACCTGCAGATCCTGGGTCAGCGCCACAAGGACCTGAAGAACGGGCTCTCCGCCCCGCCGCGCTTCACGCCGAAGCACGTGTGGCAGATGGCGACGCGGCCCTTCTGGTGCCTCGACATGCTCGGTACAAAGCGCCGCACCTTCGGCAATATCGTCGGCCACGCCAAGAGCGTCACGGACCTCTCCTCGCTCTCCGCCTGGACCACCGAACAGTTCGACCCGCAACTGTCCTGGAAGGACATCCAGTGGATCCGCGACCGGTGGGGCGGCAAGCTCATCCTCAAGGGCATTCAGGATGTGGAAGACGCCAAGCTGGCCGCCGACTCGGGCGCGGACGCCCTGATCGTGAGCAACCATGGCGGCCGCCAGCTCGACGGGGCCGAGTCCAGCATCCAGGCCCTGCCCCGCATCGTGGAGGCGGTGGGCTCGCGCATCGAGGTGCATATGGACGGCGGCGTGCGCTCCGGCCAGGATGTGCTCAAGGCCTGGGCCCTGGGCGCCAAGGGCACCTATATCGGCCGCTCCATGCTCTACGGCCTGGGCGCCGGCGGCAAGGCCGGCGTGCGCCGTACGCTGGAGATCATCCGCAAGGAACTCGACGTCACCCTCGCGCTCTGCGGCGAACGCGACGTCAAGAACCTCTCGCGCAACAATCTGCTTCGGGATTGA
- a CDS encoding LysR substrate-binding domain-containing protein produces the protein MEKLPVHLPPIKRIDLRSAIRYADGMTAPLDLDLLKTFVAVAETGSFSSAAPRIGRSQSAVSMQMQRLEQAVGKRLLIRGSKAVTLNAVGAELLLHARRLLKMSDEAWASIAQPEEVGCVRLGVPDDYAAFLLPPVLERFAADYPLVTIELVCEPSASLSRAIEERRIDLAIVTRLPNQPVEILRREPFVWVTAPSHAVWQDDPLPIALFEAGCAARANVLDALAVDARAYRCMYSSASLFGLTAVVQAGLAVAGLALCSVPPSLRVIGDNEGLPRLRELEIGILRNPASTGSAVDRLTDFLRRTLRQGS, from the coding sequence ATGGAGAAACTGCCCGTGCATTTGCCACCAATCAAACGAATAGATTTGCGATCGGCTATTCGTTATGCTGATGGCATGACTGCACCGCTCGATCTTGACCTTCTGAAGACATTTGTCGCCGTTGCCGAAACGGGGAGTTTTTCCAGTGCTGCGCCCCGGATCGGACGCAGCCAGTCGGCTGTCAGCATGCAGATGCAACGGCTGGAACAGGCCGTGGGCAAGCGCCTGTTGATCCGGGGCTCGAAGGCCGTCACCTTGAATGCCGTTGGTGCGGAGCTTCTGCTTCATGCCCGCCGGCTCCTGAAAATGTCGGACGAGGCCTGGGCGAGCATCGCACAGCCCGAGGAGGTCGGATGCGTTCGGCTTGGTGTCCCCGACGACTATGCCGCTTTCCTGCTACCGCCTGTGCTGGAGCGCTTTGCGGCCGACTATCCGTTGGTGACGATCGAGCTGGTCTGCGAACCTTCGGCCTCGCTGTCCAGGGCAATCGAAGAGCGGCGGATTGATCTTGCGATCGTCACTCGTCTCCCCAATCAGCCCGTCGAAATCCTCCGCCGGGAGCCCTTCGTCTGGGTCACCGCGCCGTCTCACGCCGTATGGCAGGATGACCCGCTTCCAATCGCATTGTTCGAGGCCGGATGCGCAGCGCGAGCAAATGTCCTCGACGCGCTCGCCGTCGATGCACGTGCCTATCGATGCATGTATTCGAGCGCCAGCTTGTTCGGTCTCACCGCAGTCGTGCAGGCAGGTCTCGCCGTCGCGGGGCTTGCCCTGTGCAGTGTTCCGCCTTCCTTGCGCGTTATCGGCGACAATGAGGGCTTGCCGCGGCTTCGGGAACTGGAAATCGGCATCTTGCGAAATCCCGCTTCAACGGGAAGCGCCGTCGACCGTCTGACGGATTTCCTGCGCCGCACCCTTCGGCAAGGCTCCTAA
- a CDS encoding helix-turn-helix domain-containing protein: protein MSPADKLPSHSVLAEAGTDCRRKSRLFSETLDPVFRTTMETPERLADFRADLSTYLMGPALFFVADMQGTAYAFSRDRGRIARSGLDLIFVQLTLDGGDLRTLNGETLAVEAGDVSLFDLSRTMHAETTHCRNLTLVLPRHLLFGNEAQNDALHGLVLKRTTSTGRLIGSHLRALFEDLPDITQAEAPAIVTATANLVANLVAPQLAMRSQPAPTVRGAVIMEIRRYIEQNLALPDLGPDHLCKMFGLSRASLYRLFEPIGGVTDHIRSRRLRAAFDMLAGDGKRTVGEVAYACGFADISAFSRAFRHQFGLRPSEARDVDARHPLTLGVAEKQAAASVHDWLRVVASL, encoded by the coding sequence ATGAGCCCCGCCGACAAGCTGCCCTCCCACTCCGTTCTTGCCGAAGCCGGCACGGATTGCCGTCGCAAGAGCCGGCTGTTTTCCGAGACGCTGGATCCGGTCTTCCGCACGACGATGGAGACACCGGAGCGCCTTGCCGATTTTCGGGCGGACCTTTCCACCTATCTGATGGGGCCGGCTCTGTTCTTCGTCGCGGATATGCAGGGCACCGCCTATGCCTTCTCCCGCGACCGTGGCCGCATTGCCCGCAGCGGGCTCGATCTCATTTTCGTGCAGCTCACGCTCGATGGCGGCGACCTGCGCACGCTGAATGGCGAGACGCTGGCGGTGGAGGCGGGCGACGTCTCGCTCTTCGACCTGTCGCGCACCATGCACGCCGAAACGACCCATTGCCGCAATCTCACGCTCGTGCTGCCGCGCCACCTGCTGTTCGGCAACGAGGCGCAGAACGACGCGCTGCATGGCCTTGTCCTCAAGCGAACGACCAGCACGGGTCGGTTGATCGGCAGTCATCTGCGGGCGCTTTTCGAGGACTTGCCCGATATCACCCAGGCGGAGGCGCCGGCCATCGTCACGGCCACGGCCAACCTCGTCGCCAATCTGGTTGCCCCGCAGCTTGCCATGCGCAGCCAGCCAGCCCCCACGGTGCGTGGCGCCGTCATCATGGAAATCCGCCGCTACATCGAGCAGAACCTTGCCTTGCCCGATCTCGGCCCGGATCACCTCTGCAAGATGTTCGGCCTTTCTCGCGCCTCGCTCTACAGGCTCTTCGAGCCCATCGGCGGCGTGACCGATCATATTCGCAGCCGGCGTCTGCGCGCCGCCTTCGACATGCTGGCAGGAGACGGCAAGCGCACCGTCGGTGAGGTCGCCTATGCCTGTGGCTTTGCCGATATCTCCGCCTTCTCCCGTGCCTTCCGTCACCAGTTCGGCCTGCGCCCGAGCGAGGCGCGGGATGTCGACGCCCGTCATCCCCTCACCCTCGGTGTTGCAGAGAAGCAGGCCGCGGCCTCCGTGCACGATTGGCTGCGTGTCGTCGCATCGCTCTGA
- a CDS encoding transaminase, whose protein sequence is MERANLEARARALIEAEAEIFRGRRPRCAAAHDEAASGFFDGVPQHWMLDWPTPFPLVVDQASGVDLVDLDGNRIVDVCLGDTGAMFGHGPAPVIEALKNAATRGLTTMLPSSDAEAVGRLLVQCFGLPRWQLGATASDANRFAIRVARAVTGRAKLLVFDGCYHGAVDDTLVDLVDGKTVSRRNLLGQVRDLGELTVSIPFNDEAALEKALAAHDIACVLAEPVMTNCGMIPPAPGFHAALRRLTRAAGTLLLIDETHTISTGLGGYTKVYGLEPDLMVMGKPIGGGVPVSVWGMTQDISDKLHVIRREQSGHGHSGIGTTLSGSALQLACLRACLERVMTEEAYRIMQARADLIEAGFTAAIAAAGLDWTVSRVGARLEVVFSPVPVRNAAEARAAASDTVEAALHLSMLNLGYLLTPFHNMVLVSPALSEAQADGLVAAFTTVTGRLAERRAAA, encoded by the coding sequence ATGGAGAGGGCGAACCTGGAAGCGCGCGCCCGCGCGCTCATCGAGGCGGAAGCGGAGATTTTTCGGGGGCGGCGGCCACGTTGTGCTGCGGCGCATGACGAGGCGGCCTCGGGCTTCTTCGATGGCGTGCCGCAGCACTGGATGCTCGATTGGCCGACGCCTTTCCCGCTCGTCGTCGATCAGGCGAGCGGCGTCGATCTCGTCGATCTCGACGGCAACCGCATCGTCGATGTCTGCCTCGGCGATACCGGCGCGATGTTCGGCCATGGCCCTGCCCCGGTCATCGAAGCCCTGAAGAACGCCGCCACGCGCGGCCTCACCACCATGCTGCCGTCCTCGGATGCCGAGGCGGTCGGCCGGCTGCTGGTGCAATGCTTCGGTCTGCCCCGCTGGCAGCTCGGTGCGACCGCAAGTGACGCCAACCGCTTTGCGATCCGCGTCGCCCGCGCCGTCACAGGCCGCGCCAAGCTGCTGGTCTTCGACGGCTGCTACCATGGCGCGGTGGACGACACGCTGGTGGACCTCGTCGACGGAAAGACGGTGTCGCGCCGCAACCTGCTCGGCCAGGTCCGCGACCTCGGCGAACTGACGGTCTCCATTCCTTTCAATGACGAAGCGGCGCTGGAAAAGGCGCTGGCCGCGCATGACATTGCCTGCGTACTGGCCGAACCGGTCATGACCAATTGCGGCATGATCCCGCCTGCCCCTGGCTTCCACGCCGCGCTCCGGCGCCTCACCCGCGCTGCCGGCACGCTGCTGCTCATCGACGAGACGCACACCATCTCCACCGGTCTCGGCGGCTATACGAAGGTGTACGGCCTCGAGCCTGATCTGATGGTGATGGGCAAGCCCATCGGCGGCGGCGTTCCCGTCAGCGTCTGGGGCATGACGCAGGACATCTCCGACAAATTGCACGTCATCCGGCGTGAGCAGAGCGGCCATGGCCATTCCGGGATCGGCACGACCCTTTCCGGCAGCGCGCTGCAGCTTGCCTGCCTGCGCGCCTGCCTGGAGCGGGTAATGACCGAGGAGGCCTATCGCATCATGCAGGCCCGTGCCGATCTCATCGAAGCGGGCTTTACGGCCGCGATCGCCGCCGCCGGCCTCGACTGGACCGTCTCGCGCGTCGGCGCCCGGCTTGAGGTCGTCTTCTCACCCGTACCGGTGCGCAATGCCGCCGAGGCGCGCGCCGCCGCCTCCGACACCGTCGAGGCTGCGCTGCACCTGTCCATGCTCAATCTCGGCTACCTGCTGACGCCCTTCCACAACATGGTGCTGGTCAGCCCTGCTCTTTCCGAAGCGCAGGCTGACGGCCTCGTAGCCGCCTTTACCACCGTCACCGGCCGCCTTGCCGAACGGAGGGCCGCCGCGTGA
- the fba gene encoding class II fructose-bisphosphate aldolase (catalyzes the reversible aldol condensation of dihydroxyacetonephosphate and glyceraldehyde 3-phosphate in the Calvin cycle, glycolysis, and/or gluconeogenesis), with the protein MALITMRQLLDHAAENDYALPAFNVNNLEYVQAVMRAADATDSPVILQASRGARSYAGDAFLRHLILGAAEEYPHIPVCLHLDHGDQPSTCISAITNGFTSVMMDGSLLADGKTVASYEYNVDVTAEVVKIAHAAGVSVEGELGCLGNLETGAGDKEDGHGFEGKLSREELLTDPDQALDFVSKTGVDALAIAIGTSHGAYKFSRKPTGDILAISRVKEIHARIPNTHLVMHGSSSVPQELLAIINQYGGKMKETFGVPVEEIQEAIKHGVRKINIDTDIRLAMTGAVRKNFKEKPDNFDPRTYLKPATALMTEVCKERFEAFRTAGKASSIRVKRLPDMAKFYATK; encoded by the coding sequence ATGGCATTGATCACCATGCGGCAGTTGCTCGACCACGCAGCGGAGAACGACTACGCACTGCCCGCGTTCAACGTTAACAACCTGGAGTATGTCCAGGCGGTCATGCGCGCGGCGGATGCCACGGACTCCCCGGTGATCCTGCAGGCAAGCCGCGGTGCGCGTTCCTATGCCGGCGATGCGTTCCTGCGCCACCTCATCCTCGGCGCTGCCGAGGAATATCCGCATATCCCGGTCTGCCTGCATCTCGACCACGGCGACCAGCCCTCGACCTGCATCTCGGCCATCACCAACGGCTTCACCTCCGTCATGATGGACGGCTCGCTGCTCGCCGACGGCAAGACCGTCGCCAGCTATGAGTACAATGTCGACGTGACGGCGGAAGTTGTGAAGATCGCCCATGCGGCCGGCGTCTCGGTCGAAGGCGAACTTGGATGTCTCGGCAACCTCGAAACGGGCGCCGGCGACAAGGAAGACGGCCACGGCTTCGAGGGCAAGCTTTCTCGCGAAGAGCTGCTGACCGACCCGGACCAGGCGCTCGACTTCGTCTCCAAGACCGGCGTCGACGCGCTGGCGATTGCCATCGGCACCAGCCACGGCGCCTACAAGTTCAGCCGCAAGCCCACCGGCGACATCCTGGCCATCAGCCGCGTCAAGGAAATCCACGCCCGCATTCCCAATACCCATCTGGTGATGCATGGCTCCTCCAGCGTGCCGCAGGAGCTGCTGGCCATCATCAACCAGTACGGCGGCAAGATGAAGGAGACCTTCGGCGTGCCGGTCGAGGAGATCCAGGAAGCCATCAAGCATGGCGTGCGCAAGATCAATATCGACACCGATATCCGCCTGGCCATGACCGGCGCGGTGCGCAAGAACTTCAAGGAAAAGCCGGACAATTTCGACCCGCGCACCTATCTGAAGCCGGCGACCGCGCTGATGACCGAAGTCTGCAAGGAGCGCTTCGAGGCCTTCCGCACCGCCGGCAAGGCGTCCAGCATTCGCGTCAAGCGCCTGCCCGACATGGCGAAGTTCTACGCCACCAAGTAA
- a CDS encoding DUF3307 domain-containing protein has translation MIDIPEQISTLWIAAASAAFLAKHFLADFLLQTDWMAAGKERPRGWLPPLAAHAGVHGALTAALFLAVSPSLAWLGLVDAVVHGILDRLKSIANRHLQVTPRQTGFWWLFGADQTLHHLTHLGLAVLLAAAGSAV, from the coding sequence ATGATCGACATACCGGAGCAGATTTCGACCCTGTGGATCGCCGCCGCCTCGGCGGCGTTCCTCGCAAAACATTTCCTGGCGGATTTCCTGCTCCAGACGGATTGGATGGCGGCGGGAAAGGAGCGGCCACGGGGCTGGTTGCCGCCCCTTGCCGCCCATGCCGGCGTGCATGGCGCGTTGACAGCGGCCCTCTTTCTTGCCGTCTCTCCTTCGCTTGCCTGGCTGGGCCTGGTCGATGCCGTCGTGCACGGCATTCTCGACCGCCTGAAAAGCATCGCTAACCGGCATTTGCAGGTAACGCCGCGCCAGACGGGTTTCTGGTGGCTCTTCGGCGCGGACCAGACGCTGCATCACCTCACCCATCTCGGCCTGGCGGTGCTGCTGGCGGCTGCGGGCTCGGCCGTTTAG
- a CDS encoding AGE family epimerase/isomerase, producing MGATGHLGTAWRKRDYHRQWLWREANRLFDFFQNPAFNPLGGFHELDVEGRPINPGNPVRGIHSTARMVHCFAIGSLLGRPGSDDIVDHGMKYLWEKHRDHERGGYHWSLDNSGLLDASKQGYGHAFVLLAASSAKVAGHPDADRMIADVTDVLETRFWESAHGAIAEEFEADWTAVPGYRGQNSNMHLTEALMAAFEATGEKAYLDKAESIADLVIRRRSGENGFRVPEHFDENWVLDKEYRGNEMFRPSGTTPGHWLEWARLVLQLYALGGRKHAWMPEAAKALFAQSIALGWDKEKGGFFYTLDWDDEPAKRYKFWWPMAEGAGAAAFLCEHLPSDFHETWYRKIWDTIARHFLDRDKGGWHEELSEDLVPSYTLFAGKGDIYHALQACLIPLYPATGSLTKGIIEAGGH from the coding sequence ATGGGCGCAACGGGACATCTCGGCACGGCTTGGCGCAAGCGCGACTACCACCGGCAATGGCTCTGGCGGGAAGCGAACCGCCTGTTCGATTTCTTCCAGAATCCGGCCTTCAACCCGCTTGGCGGCTTCCATGAACTCGATGTCGAAGGGCGGCCGATCAACCCCGGCAATCCGGTTCGTGGCATTCACTCGACGGCCCGCATGGTGCATTGCTTTGCCATCGGCAGCCTGCTCGGGCGCCCCGGCTCCGACGATATCGTCGACCACGGCATGAAATATCTCTGGGAAAAGCACCGCGATCACGAGCGCGGCGGCTATCATTGGTCACTCGACAATTCCGGCCTGCTGGATGCGAGCAAGCAGGGCTACGGCCATGCGTTCGTGCTGCTGGCCGCCTCGAGCGCCAAGGTCGCCGGTCATCCGGATGCCGATCGCATGATCGCCGATGTCACGGACGTCCTCGAAACGCGCTTCTGGGAAAGCGCGCATGGCGCGATCGCCGAGGAATTCGAAGCGGACTGGACCGCGGTTCCGGGCTATCGTGGCCAGAACTCCAACATGCACCTGACGGAAGCGCTGATGGCCGCTTTCGAGGCGACGGGCGAGAAGGCCTATCTCGACAAGGCTGAAAGCATTGCCGATCTGGTCATTCGCCGCCGCTCCGGCGAAAACGGTTTCCGCGTGCCGGAGCACTTCGACGAGAACTGGGTTCTGGACAAGGAATATCGCGGCAACGAGATGTTCCGCCCCTCCGGCACGACCCCGGGTCACTGGCTGGAATGGGCCCGTCTCGTGCTCCAGCTCTACGCCCTCGGCGGTCGCAAGCATGCCTGGATGCCGGAGGCGGCGAAGGCGCTCTTCGCGCAGTCCATCGCGCTCGGCTGGGACAAGGAAAAGGGCGGCTTCTTCTACACGCTCGACTGGGACGACGAACCGGCCAAGCGCTACAAGTTCTGGTGGCCGATGGCCGAGGGCGCGGGCGCTGCGGCGTTCCTGTGCGAGCACCTGCCGAGCGATTTCCACGAAACCTGGTATCGCAAGATCTGGGACACGATCGCCCGGCATTTCCTCGACCGCGACAAGGGCGGCTGGCATGAGGAACTGAGCGAGGATCTGGTGCCGAGCTACACCCTGTTCGCCGGCAAGGGCGACATCTATCATGCGCTTCAGGCCTGCCTGATCCCGCTTTATCCGGCGACGGGCAGCCTGACCAAGGGTATCATCGAGGCCGGCGGCCACTGA
- a CDS encoding DMT family transporter has product MVIVGTVGAFATEAGLDPITTVFWRCVFGTLFLGAWCLLRGHLPDRGLSPARLGLAALGGVCMVLSWTGFFAGFAMTSIATTTIVYHIQPFFVVLIGVTVLKERITLDQIVWMIAAFVGVALASGLVLSSRPVTTTWVFGIALTLGAALLYAIATILAKGLGAQRPEITTLCQTIVGVVLLAPFADLSRSVPLASWGWLAGIGVLHTGVAYVLMYSAYPRLTTPLIGVLTFIYPLVAILIDWFFYGHPLGLVQSTGMILIAFGTLGVRLGWQLPRRRVSPA; this is encoded by the coding sequence ATGGTGATCGTCGGCACCGTGGGCGCATTCGCCACCGAAGCCGGTCTCGATCCCATAACGACCGTGTTCTGGCGTTGCGTGTTCGGAACCCTCTTCCTCGGGGCATGGTGCCTGTTGCGCGGCCACCTGCCGGACCGCGGCCTTTCGCCGGCGCGCCTTGGTCTGGCGGCCCTCGGCGGGGTTTGCATGGTCTTGAGCTGGACGGGTTTCTTTGCCGGCTTCGCCATGACCTCGATCGCGACCACCACGATCGTCTATCACATCCAGCCCTTCTTCGTCGTTTTGATCGGCGTGACGGTCTTGAAGGAGCGTATCACGCTTGACCAGATCGTATGGATGATCGCCGCCTTTGTCGGGGTTGCCCTTGCCAGCGGCCTCGTCCTGTCATCAAGGCCCGTCACCACGACGTGGGTATTCGGGATCGCACTGACGCTTGGGGCCGCGCTGCTCTATGCGATTGCGACCATCCTCGCAAAAGGGCTCGGCGCGCAACGACCGGAAATCACGACGCTGTGCCAGACAATCGTCGGTGTCGTGCTGCTGGCGCCCTTCGCCGATCTTTCGCGCTCGGTGCCCCTGGCGTCCTGGGGCTGGCTCGCCGGGATCGGTGTCCTGCATACGGGCGTCGCCTATGTCCTGATGTATTCGGCCTATCCCCGCCTGACGACCCCGCTTATCGGCGTATTGACCTTCATCTATCCCCTGGTGGCAATTCTCATCGACTGGTTTTTCTACGGCCACCCGCTTGGACTGGTGCAGTCCACCGGCATGATCCTGATCGCTTTCGGGACTTTGGGCGTACGCCTTGGCTGGCAGCTGCCACGCCGTAGAGTTTCGCCGGCCTGA